The following proteins come from a genomic window of Rutidosis leptorrhynchoides isolate AG116_Rl617_1_P2 chromosome 10, CSIRO_AGI_Rlap_v1, whole genome shotgun sequence:
- the LOC139871566 gene encoding protein phosphatase 2C 50-like produces the protein MGLIEEIVPAVSVSISLTSPISKNPEYGTRADFSRITLLAPVLPVLHNGSTSDLSIFGVGKKSDFDKKVQEVESVIDDIIMQENDPNEILSVGNRSSDLLAVNASSITVPIAVAIKGIDKGQIVAEVISLGKETIGHTLKASVVVVADKNRNNKGVRSVFELECIPLYGSHSVIGKRPEMEDAVANVPRFMRIPVKMVAGDHIINLVNPNLNDLTVHFFGVYDGHGGCQVANYCRDRVHIALEEEIKVMNQEILKGTMTDTVQVQWEKAFTNCFQKVDDEVGGKTSMSIDGSDAPLGPIAPETVGSTAVVALICSSHVIVANCGDSRAVLYRGKEAIPLSNDHKPNREDEHARIEAAGGKVIQWNGHRVFGVLAMSRSIGDGYLKPWIIPEPEVTFTPRAREDECLILASDGLWDVMSNEEACEVARKRILIWHKKNAGMPLEKGVGGVDPASQAAADYLTMLALQKGSKDNISVTVVDLKSQRKFKVKP, from the exons ATGGGTTTGATAGAAGAGATAGTACCAGCTGTTTCGGTTTCAATTAGCTTAACTAGTCCAATATCTAAGAACCCTGAATACGGGACTCGTGCGGATTTCAGTCGAATCACGCTACTTGCTCCCGTGTTGCCCGTACTTCATAATGGATCAACTAGTGATTTAAGTATTTTCGGAGTAGGAAAAAAATCTGATTTTGATAAGAAAGTTCAAGAAGTTGAATCGGTTATTGATGATATTATAATGCAAGAAAATGACCCAAATGAAATCTTGTCAGTTGGGAATCGATCAAGTGATTTGCTTGCAGTTAACGCGAGTTCAATTACAGTACCGATTGCGGTTGCAATAAAGGGTATAGATAAGGGTCAAATAGTTGCCGAAGTTATAAGTTTAGGGAAAGAAACAATTGGGCATACGTTAAAAGCGTCAGTTGTAGTTGTTGCTGATAAAAATCGTAATAATAAAGGTGTAAGGAGTGTTTTTGAGTTAGAATGTATTCCGCTTTATGGGTCCCATTCGGTTATTGGTAAAAGGCCCGAAATGGAAGATGCTGTTGCGAATGTTCCTCGGTTTATGAGAATACCTGTGAAAATGGTAGCAGGGGATCATATTATTAATTTGGTGAATCCGAATCTGAATGATCTGACCGTACATTTCTTTGGAGTTTATGATGGTCATGGCGGCTGCCAG GTGGCCAACTATTGTCGTGATCGTGTCCATATTGCTTTAGAGGAGGAAATCAAAGTTATGAATCAAGAAATTCTTAAAGGAACGATGACCGACACTGTACAAGTTCAATGGGAGAAAGCTTTCACTAACTGTTTTCAAAAGGTTGATGATGAAGTTGGCGGAAAAACAAGCATGAGCATTGATGGATCCGATGCTCCTTTAGGACCGATAGCCCCGGAAACTGTGGGGTCCACTGCTGTGGTGGCGTTGATATGTTCATCGCATGTTATAGTTGCAAACTGTGGTGATTCAAGAGCTGTTCTTTATCGAGGCAAAGAAGCAATTCCTCTGTCAAATGATCATAAA CCAAATCGGGAAGACGAACATGCAAGGATTGAGGCAGCGGGTGGCAAAGTCATACAATGGAATGGGCACCGTGTTTTTGGCGTCCTTGCAATGTCAAGGTCTATCG GTGATGGGTATTTGAAACCATGGATAATACCCGAACCAGAAGTCACTTTTACTCCCCGAGCTAGAGAAGATGAGTGTCTTATTTTAGCCAGTGACGGTTTATGGGACGTGATGTCAAATGAGGAAGCATGTGAAGTGGCTAGAAAACGAATACTCATCTGGCACAAAAAGAACGCTGGGATGCCCCTTGAAAAAGGTGTTGGAGGAGTCGATCCAGCATCACAAGCGGCAGCCGATTATCTTACGATGCTTGCTTTACAAAAAGGAAGCAAAGATAATATATCCGTGACTGTGGTGGACCTCAAATCACAAAGGAAGTTTAAAGTAAAACCTTGA
- the LOC139873019 gene encoding DNA-directed RNA polymerase I subunit rpa49 — translation MDQDDDVQLQSSPTSTQQHSKKKHKTKRIREQEEKLEVKIETVSSISDKSLPIIGYFPSGYDPDKRKRTEEPRVRLLKHVKRSNRLQLVVSPNQSSQVNFVGTNYSGEAAAPQVCSYALGVFDKQTQTLKIVQIEANKIFRLEPRFGDEDNVIDETSKVMDNEATVEDTQAKYNFSTKKSERTAKREKAQRAYRDPEAQEDLNNKMVDAKVNTTALETSVATTSSARNIPPHDISATSPEQAYPLEKIILKGEWRYLYDISELLQQGRNITPESYPLFVCNRTHKLEEVKGETSEVLACIFSYINHLIKFKDKHSLDGLSSAKNHKLPSILTQKFNDMFGNADSKRLANDKLLISYVLVLTLIVDKFKTEFSDIAKDLRMSTGELRPHFEFLGCKFIRENNITLATLPAPLKFPEVRMKRRK, via the exons ATGGATCAAGACGACGACGTACAGCTCCAATCATCACCAACCTCAACGCAACAACATTCAAAAAAGAAGCACAAAACTAAAAGAATTCGTGAACAAGAGGAGAAATTAGAAGTCAAAATTGAAACAGTCAGCTCAATTTCTGACAAATCGTTGCCTATAATCGGATACTTTCCATCTGGATATGATCCGGATAAACGAAAACGGACCGAAGAACCTAGGGTTAGGCTTTTGAAACATGTGAAACGTAGCAATAGGTTGCAGCTTGTTGTTAGCCCTAATCAGTCTTCTCAGGTGAATTTCGTCGGAACTAATTATTCCGGCGAGGCGGCGGCACCGCAGGTGTGTTCTTATGCTCTCGGTGTTTTTGATAAGCAAACTCAAACTTTGAAGATTGTTCAAATTGAAGCTAACAAG ATATTTAGATTGGAACCAAGGTTTGGGGATGAAGATAATGTTATTGATGAAACTTCTAAAGTTATGGATAATGAAGCGACAGTGGAAGATACGCAAGCGAAATATAACTTCTCAACTAAGAAGTCTGAACGAACG GCCAAGAGAGAAAAGGCTCAACGTGCATACCGTGATCCCGAGGCTCAGGAAGATTTGAATAACAAAATGGTTGATGCGAAGGTTAACACAACAGCTCTAGAAACGAGTGTAGCAACTACTAGTAGTGCTCGTAACATACCACCTCATGATATATCAGCAACCAGCCCTGAGCAGGCTTATCCACTCGAAAAGATCATCTTAAAGGGAGAATGGAGATATCTTTATGATATTTCCGAGCTTTTGCAACAAGGGAGAAATATAACACCTGAATCTTATCCTCTCTTTGTTTGTAACAGAACTCACAAGCTTGAGGAAGTTAAG GGTGAGACGTCAGAGGTGCTTGCTTGCATATTCTCATACATTAATCATCTGATTAAGTTTAAAGATAAGCATTCACTCGATGGTTTATCATCTGCAAAAAATCATAAATTGCCAAGCATATTGACTCAAAAATTCAACGACATGTTTGGTAACGCAGACTCAAAAAGGCTTGCCAATGACAAACTTCTTATTAGCTATGTTTTGGTGCTTACTCTCATTGTTGATAAATTCAAAACAGAATTTTCAGACATAGCTAAAGATCTGAGGATGTCAACTGGTGAATTGAGGCCTCATTTTGAATTTTTAGGCTGCAAATTCATTAGAGAAAACAATATAACGTTGGCAACACTTCCTGCTCCTTTGAAATTCCCTGAAGTCAGGATGAAGCGACGAAAATAG
- the LOC139871290 gene encoding uncharacterized protein produces MEEDGEQTPRTPFWIQSTTNVRRVDLYRRRASSLFFNSGVLIIILLSLAILCLVFIIIPSLISNKSHIFKPNSIKKSWNSINLVLVLFALAFGYLSRNINKDNDIDINTPRFENGFNRTISDSSTGAPVTSPVISTTKQLYDFPEQPIFGLRKHRSTSSYPDLRELSPPWNHRRFSDDTHLNYDRYYFRQDQVDTTMDLPKAESHAPPPQPPSPTPIPPESPATSTKEKPIRAYHSVAADPKEKVNSLEVNKVMLPEKETKLPENHYSSIPEETAVRKRDKVKRRRARSSEPRKMLSPVNDPVPDPSSSELLNLPGIQEFDLKQVNMELKKSGNATKDFFTSFVNKKKKNRRRQRSVDNLDALLHHSQPPETIHHRPPPPPPPPPPPSLLNNLFTSKKERRKKTSSTPPPPPPPLPPPYTAARAPRPTTTRVSPFVTEKPTVPIKKSFFSSIDDSSSGGESPMNRIPPPPPMPPFKMPDWKFPVEGDYVRVQSTLNYDSGSPDGDESQSPSSAVASPLFCPSPDVDTKADTFIARFRAGLKLEKMNSFNANHSNRMSILGPDPGPSHSNRF; encoded by the coding sequence ATGGAAGAAGATGGAGAACAAACACCAAGAACTCCATTTTGGATACAAAGCACCACCAATGTCCGTCGTGTTGACCTCTACCGCCGCCGTGCCTCCTCCCTATTTTTCAACTCCGGCGTCCTCATCATTATCTTACTCTCTCTTGCTATTCTTTGTTTGGTGTTTATAATAATCCCATCACTTATTTCAAATAAATCCCACATTTTTAAACCAAATTCAATTAAAAAAAGTTGGAATTCGATTAATTTAGTCTTGGTTTTATTTGCTTTAGCATTTGGTTATCTTAGTAGAAacattaataaagataatgatattgatattaatacaccAAGATTTGAAAATGGGTTTAACCGGACTATATCCGATTCATCAACCGGAGCTCCGGTTACAAGTCCAGtgatatcaaccacaaaacaattgTATGATTTCCCTGAGCAACCTATTTTTGGGTTAAGAAAGCATAGAAGCACTAGCTCTTACCCTGATCTCCGGGAACTTTCACCGCCGTGGAACCACCGGAGATTCTCTGATGATACCCATTTAAACTATGATCGATATTATTTCCGGCAAGATCAAGTTGATACTACAATGGATCTTCCTAAAGCAGAATCACATGCTCCGCCGCCACAGCCACCGTCTCCGACGCCTATTCCGCCGGAGTCTCCGGCGACAAGTACAAAAGAGAAGCCAATCCGAGCATATCACAGTGTTGCTGCAGACCCAAAAGAAAAAGTCAACAGCTTGGAGGTCAATAAAGTAATGCTGCCGGAAAAAGAAACAAAACTGCCGGAAAATCATTATTCCAGTATACCGGAAGAAACTGCGGTTAGAAAAAGAGACAAAGTAAAGCGAAGAAGGGCAAGAAGCTCGGAACCCAGAAAAATGTTGTCACCGGTGAATGATCCGGTTCCGGATCCGTCATCGTCGGAGCTTTTGAACTTGCCGGGAATTCAAGAATTTGACCTGAAACAAGTAAACATGGAACTGAAAAAATCAGGCAATGCAACTAAAGACTTCTTTACATCTTTCGTTAACAAAAAGAAGAAAAACAGAAGAAGGCAAAGAAGTGTTGACAATTTGGATGCTTTACTACACCATTCTCAACCGCCGGAAACAATACATCACCGACCACCGCCgcctccaccaccaccaccgccaccgtCACTACTCAACAACTTATTCACATCAAAAAAAGAAAGACGAAAGAAAACTTCATCAACACCACCGCCTCCTCCTCCGCCGCTACCGCCGCCGTACACTGCGGCGCGTGCACCAAGACCTACTACCACGCGCGTGTCACCTTTCGTAACGGAAAAACCTACAGTCCCAATAAAGAAGAGTTTTTTTAGCAGCATTGATGATAGTTCAAGTGGCGGTgaatctccgatgaatcgaataCCGCCGCCACCGCCAATGCCGCCGTTTAAGATGCCGGATTGGAAGTTTCCTGTAGAAGGTGATTATGTTAGGGTACAGAGTACTCTGAACTATGATAGTGGATCACCCGACGGAGATGAATCACAATCGCCGTCTTCCGCCGTGGCGTCGCCGTTATTTTGTCCGAGCCCGGATGTGGATACAAAAGCGGATACTTTCATAGCAAGATTTCGGGCCGGGTTAAAACTTGAAAAGATGAACTCATTTAACGCAAATCATAGCAATAGGATGTCTATTCTTGGCCCAGACCCAGGCCCAAGTCATAGTAATCGGTTTTGA
- the LOC139873531 gene encoding PHD finger protein ALFIN-LIKE 4-like, whose protein sequence is MDGGGANYNPRTVEEVFRDFKGRRAGLIKALTTDVAEFYRQCDPEKENLCLYGFPNEQWEVNLPAEEVPPELPEPALGINFARDGMLEKDWLSLVSVHSDAWLLAVSFYFGSRFGFDKSDRKRLFNMINDLPTIFEVVNGTAKNYQKVKSTVSNHSSTKSKSNSKPPPPPQEEEGLDDDEGDDEDEHGDTLCGFCGENYASNEFWICCDICETWFHGKCVKITPAKAANIKQYKCPLCSNKKA, encoded by the exons ATGGATGGCGGTGGAGCTAATTATAATCCTCGAACCGTTGAAGAAGTTTTTAGGGATTTCAAAGGCCGCCGTGCCGGTTTAATCAAAGCGCTTACCACCG ATGTTGCAGAATTTTACCGGCAGTGCGATCCTG AAAAGGAGAATTTGTGTCTTTATGGGTTTCCTAATGAGCAATGGGAAGTGAATTTGCCTGCTGAAGAGGTACCTCCCGAACTTCCCGAACCAGCACTTGGAATCAATTTCGCAAGAGACGGAATGCTAGAAAAAGACTGGTTATCTTTAGTTTCTGTTCATAGTGATGCTTGGTTACTTGCTGTTTCCTTTTATTTTGGTTCCAGATTTGGTTTCGACAAATCAGACAG GAAACGGCTCTTCAATATGATAAATGATCTGCCAACAATATTTGAAGTTGTGAATGGTACTGCAAAGAACTACCAGAAAGTGAAATCCACAGTTTCAAATCACAGTAGCACCAAATCCAAATCAAACTCAAAG CCACCACCGCCACCACAAGAGGAAGAAGGCTTGGATGATGATGAAGGAGATGATGAAGATGAGCATGGTGACACTTTATGCGGGTTTTGCGGTGAAAATTACGCGTCAAATGAGTTCTGGATATGTTGTGATATTTGTGAGACATGGTTTCATGGCAAATGTGTGAAGATCACACCCGCGAAAGCTGCAAACATTAAGCAATACAAGTGTCCGCTTTGCAGCAACAAGAAAGCTTGA